The DNA window cagactcactgctgtcagtgcagagcctgcttctgatcctctgccccctcccgtctcttcctgtccctccccttctcatgctctctctttctctctcacaaaaataaatataaaaaatatataaagaacaggaGCTAATATTGTCCTACAAGTACAATCAGAGCTAATACTAAAAAACAGCATAATTATCAAAGAACTACCAACAGTAGATTCAGAGACAGATGCACTCAATAATTTCTGCATGTCAGTGACTGACTTGAGAATCTGGAATTGGGAAACAGCCATTAGTGGTTCAACTGACAGGTGATCCTTTCCATTGATTAAACCATTTCAAAGGTTTCATAATTTCCAACAATTTAGAGAGGGCTAAAGGTATGTAAGATCAGGCACACTACTATAAAATGCTGCTGTGAGGACTTTGTGTAAttctgaaaataacttttaacacATACTTTCACTTTCAAAcacatggatattttattttctttaaaatttttaatgtttatttatttttgagagagaaagacagaaacagagtgtgagcaggagaggggcagagagagaggttgacacagattctgaggcagtctccatgctctgagctgtcagcacagagccagatgtggggcttgaaacatgaactgtgagatcgtgacctgagatgaagttgggcacttaacccactgacccaACTGATCAATCCACCGAGGCGCCCCATGAatactatattttcaaaatatgaattggCATAGAAATAACTGTTCAGagttttattaaagaagaaatgaagtaattAAAACCGAATTGCTTCGAGGCCAAAATTGTTAAGTTAAACATAGAAATACGTGCAGGGATTGCTGTGGCATCATTTAGTTAAGTGTTCTacctcagctcaggtgatgatctcacagttgatgagttagAGCCCTTCATTGGGTTCTGGgcagacagtgcagaacctggaacctacttcagactctgtgtctctctttccttctgcgcCTATTgacttgcactctcaaaaataaataggcattatgAAAAATGTCCAAAGTAATCTGGTTGACACAGGTAGGAGCATCCTATTATATTATGTGCTTGATCTAGAAGTAATTTTGGAAGAAAGCTAACTGAATGTAAGACGTTCTTTTGGTTTTATGATTGGAGATTTCTACATAGTAGGTTGAATAAATATGCTTTCAATATTCACAGATGTgtgaaatttcttaattttgccaAAAGTCTGAGATATATGACAGTAATATGAATTCCCTCATTCTTTTATTAGATGactcatttaacaaacatttattatgtatgtGCTATTTCAAGTCTCTGTCTATAGAATCAAAGAAtggttttcattattgttattttacttttaggtttttttgttttttgagacagagagcgtgcacatgcacaAGGTAGAATGGCAGAGGTAGacagagattcttaagcaggctccatgcccagcacagagcctgagttggggccgatctcatgaccatgagattatgacctgaaccaaaatcaagagtttgacacatATAAACAACTGAGCCAACCGGGCACGTCTGGAATCAAAGAAtgttaagaaatacaaatgtgCAGGTTTAAGAAACTATTTAGGTAAAAAAATCTCATATAGTTTTTAGTATAATCAAGCAAAAAATCTTGACAGGATGAGTTCTATTTTATCTGAGTTTATTTGTATTCTAATTTCATATGAATTCTGTGGTGCACCTTCCTATTTTATTCATGAGTTGGGATGAGTTTTCAGGCTTGGAGCACTGAACACAGATTAACTTGCCTGGTATGCATCCAAGCACAATAAATTGTATGCTGGATACAGTTTATTGTATCTAGAAGTATATTATAAACTGGAGGTGGTTAATTCCTTACAAGGAATGTAGACATTTGAAATGTTTCCTTGATGTATGTGTGGCAGGTAGATAAAACCTGGACAATTAGACTCATCGTGCCATTTTTTTCAGTAATAGTTTTCTCAGTGCTGCGATCACATCCTTGTTCCTAAGACTGTAAATCAGGGGATTAAACATTGGAGTCACTATGGTGTAGAAAAGAGAGAGTAGTTTGTCAGTTTCTGCAGAATGATTGGACTTGGGCCTTAAGTAGGTAATGGAACCTGATCCAAAGAATGAAATCACAACCACCAGGTGGGAAGAGCATGTAGAGAAAGCTTTGGCCCGTCCCCTGGCTGTGGGCAACCTCAGAATGGTGGAAATGATTTTGCTGTAAGAGACAAGTATCAACATAAAAGGAAATGTGGCAAACAATATAGCTACCACATAGACAGACAACTCATGTACAAAGACATCCCCACAGGCTAGTTTGAGGATGGGGGGTATGTCGCAGAAGAAGTGGTTAATTTGGTTAGAATTACAGAAATNNNNNNNNNNNNNNNNNNNNNNNNNNNNNNNNNNNNNNNNNNNNNNNNNNNNNNNNNNNNNNNNNNNNNNNNNNNNNNNNNNNNNNNNNNNNNNNNNNNNTGGCTGTTGGCTCCTGGATAGGTGGAATCCCAGTCCAGATAGGACAAACATGTCAaattttctctctgcatttctgtAATTCTAAGCAAATTAACCACTTCTTCTGTGATATACCCCCCATCCTCAAGTTAGCCTGTGGAGACCTCTCTGAACATGAGATGTCAGTCTATGTGGTAGTTACATTGTTTGCCACATTTCCTTTCATGTTGATACTTGTCTCTTACAGCAAAATCATTTCCACCATTCTGAGGTTGCCCACAGCCAGGGGACGGGCCAAAGCTTTCTCTACATGCTCTTCCCACCTGCtggttgtgttttcattctttggatCAGCTTCCATTACCTACTTAAGGCCCAAATCCATTCATTCTGCAGGAACTGACAAACTGCTCTCTCTTTTCTACACCATAATGACTCCAATGTTTAATCCCCTGATTTACAGTCTTAGGAACAAGGATGTGATCACAGCACTGAGAAAACTATTACTTAGAAAAATGGCGTGATGAGTCTAATTGTCCAGGTTTTAGCTACCTGCCACACATACATCACGGAAACATTTCAAATGTCTACATTCCTTGTAAGGAATTAACCACCTCCAGTTTATGATGTACTTCTAGATACAATAAACTATTTCCAGTATACAATTTATTGTGCTTGGATGTATACCAGGCAAATTAATCTGCCTTGAATGCTCCAAGCCTGAAGACTCATCAGACCTCATGAATAAAATACTAATATGCACCACAGATTTCATATGGAATTAGAATACAAACTAATTCATATAGAAATGATCTCAATGTGTCAAGAGTTTTGGCGTGATTATACTAAAAACTATATGAGATTATTTAcctaaattatttcttaaatctgCACCCTTGTAATTGTTAATATTCTTTgattctagaggtgcctgggtggctcagttggttatgagtatctatcttttgatttttgttcaggtcataatctcttgatcatgagatcgagccccaagtaggctctgtgctgggcatggagcctgcttatgagtCTCGTTCTACCTCTGCCACTCTTCCTtgtgcatgtgcacgctctctctctctctctctctctttctctctctctctctcaaataaaaaattagaagtaaaagaacaataatgaaaaactttCTTTGGTTCTATTGCAAGACTTGAAAGagcacataaataataaatgtttgttgaatgagtgatcTAATAAGTTATTGGCAGAAGTAATATTGCTGTCATATAACTCAGACTTTTGGCAAAATTAAGAGATAAGCACATCAGTGAACACTGAAAACATATTATTTAACCTCCTATGCAGCAATGTGGAATCACTCCAATCATAATACCAAGGAAAATCTTACATTCAGTTAACTTTCTTCCTAAGTAACTTCCAACCAGAACACATAATATAATAGGATGCTCCTACCTTTATCAATCAGTTTACTTGGGacatatttcttaatgtttatttatatttgacagagaCTGAAGgcaatgggg is part of the Suricata suricatta isolate VVHF042 chromosome 11, meerkat_22Aug2017_6uvM2_HiC, whole genome shotgun sequence genome and encodes:
- the LOC115272435 gene encoding olfactory receptor 10AG1-like, which encodes AVGSWIGGIPVQIGQTCQIFSLHFCNSKQINHFFCDIPPILKLACGDLSEHEMSVYVVVTLFATFPFMLILVSYSKIISTILRLPTARGRAKAFSTCSSHLLVVFSFFGSASITYLRPKSIHSAGTDKLLSLFYTIMTPMFNPLIYSLRNKDVITALRKLLLRKMA